A single Candidatus Omnitrophota bacterium DNA region contains:
- the rplS gene encoding 50S ribosomal protein L19: MNVNTGAIIKQIEKAYLRSDLPKFSVGDAVKMKIKVAEADKIRLHPFEGTVIRINGTGARATFTVRKISFGEGVERTFPAHSPLIESIQVVSKGKTNRSRLYYLRQRSGKSARLVRQEVEKTPAPAAS; encoded by the coding sequence TTGAACGTGAACACCGGTGCCATTATCAAGCAGATCGAAAAAGCGTATTTGAGGAGCGACCTCCCGAAATTTTCCGTCGGTGACGCCGTCAAGATGAAGATCAAGGTGGCCGAGGCGGATAAAATCCGTCTTCATCCTTTCGAAGGGACTGTGATCCGGATCAACGGAACGGGCGCGCGAGCGACCTTTACCGTCCGCAAGATTTCCTTCGGCGAAGGGGTGGAGAGGACATTCCCGGCCCATTCCCCTCTCATTGAGAGCATCCAGGTCGTCAGCAAAGGCAAGACCAATCGCAGCCGCCTGTATTATCTGCGGCAGAGATCGGGCAAAAGCGCCCGGCTCGTGCGCCAAGAAGTCGAAAAGACGCCTGCTCCCGCGGCTTCGTAA
- a CDS encoding ribonuclease HII encodes MLSYENKARKKGFRLVIGIDEAGRGPLAGPVVAAAVSLRTTHFSSKIGDSKSLTPAQRERACGEIWEKADVGIGVISETVIDRLNILQATFFAMANAVNQLTARLPEDSRPIAGDPGNVLLLVDGNLFRSELPYAYQTIVKGDSLSMSIACASIVAKVYRDRVLQAYDRIFPQYGFALHKGYPTLKHRAAIKQHGLSLIHRRSFQFA; translated from the coding sequence ATGTTGTCTTACGAAAACAAGGCAAGGAAAAAAGGTTTCCGTCTTGTGATCGGTATTGACGAAGCCGGCCGAGGTCCTCTGGCCGGTCCGGTGGTGGCCGCGGCCGTCTCTCTCCGGACGACGCATTTTTCCAGCAAGATCGGCGATTCCAAATCCCTGACCCCGGCCCAGCGCGAGCGCGCCTGCGGGGAGATCTGGGAAAAAGCCGACGTGGGGATCGGCGTCATCAGCGAAACGGTCATTGACCGTCTCAATATTCTCCAGGCCACGTTTTTCGCGATGGCCAATGCCGTCAATCAGCTGACCGCCCGCTTACCGGAAGATTCACGACCTATTGCGGGCGATCCCGGGAACGTCTTACTGCTGGTGGATGGGAACCTGTTTCGCTCGGAATTGCCCTACGCGTACCAGACAATTGTGAAGGGCGACAGCTTGAGCATGTCTATTGCCTGCGCCTCCATTGTGGCCAAGGTTTACCGGGACAGGGTTCTGCAGGCGTATGACAGGATTTTTCCCCAATATGGTTTCGCGCTTCACAAAGGATACCCCACCCTGAAGCACCGGGCGGCCATCAAGCAGCACGGTCTGTCCCTGATCCATCGACGGTCTTTTCAGTTTGCCTGA
- the glgA gene encoding glycogen synthase GlgA, whose translation MRIAFFSSEVVPFAKTGGLADVCGSLPLALEKLGAEMVVFLPRYQCIVPSKFQLKRLNSSVWTTVIGDNVQVYFIENEKYFDRAGLYGNSEGDYPDNLERYQFFCAKSLEVLKQLNLKIDIAHCHDWQTALVPAYLKFLHAKDPFFAGVKSVLTIHNLAYQGVFPKERYPLLGLEEKLFNSEGFEFYDQINFLKAGIVFSDSVTTVSNTYAKDILGERLGCGLHGVLRTRKDEVAGILNGIDAETWDPATDPLIAERFTRDDPGGKIKNKRKLQELSQLPVLDDVPLLGFVGRLSHQKGIDLIYDAMQDLMSMDLQLVVKGLGEGKYHAMLRALQHRFPDKFALHIIFDENLAHQVYAGSDIFLMPSVYEPCGLSQMISLKYGTIPLVHHTGGLVDTIRPYDQGGNGFVFQDYSLKDFLHAVREAVKIYHRKTVFAGLVKKAFDCHFTWDDSARQYMDLYTRRLASETR comes from the coding sequence ATGAGAATCGCATTTTTTTCATCTGAAGTCGTTCCGTTCGCCAAGACCGGCGGACTCGCCGATGTCTGCGGGTCCCTGCCGCTGGCGCTCGAGAAACTGGGCGCGGAGATGGTTGTGTTCCTGCCCCGGTACCAGTGCATTGTCCCGTCCAAATTTCAGCTCAAGAGGCTGAACAGCTCGGTCTGGACGACCGTGATCGGGGACAACGTCCAGGTCTATTTCATCGAAAATGAAAAATATTTTGACCGGGCCGGACTTTACGGAAACAGTGAGGGAGATTATCCCGACAATTTGGAGCGGTATCAGTTTTTTTGCGCCAAATCCCTTGAGGTCCTGAAACAGCTCAATCTCAAGATCGACATCGCGCATTGCCACGACTGGCAGACGGCCCTGGTCCCCGCGTATTTGAAATTTTTGCACGCCAAGGACCCGTTCTTTGCCGGGGTCAAATCCGTGCTGACGATCCACAATCTGGCCTATCAGGGTGTTTTTCCTAAAGAGCGTTATCCCCTCCTGGGGCTGGAAGAGAAGCTTTTCAATTCCGAAGGGTTCGAGTTCTATGACCAGATCAATTTTTTGAAAGCGGGCATTGTTTTCAGCGACAGCGTGACCACGGTCAGCAACACTTACGCCAAGGATATCCTGGGTGAGCGTCTGGGATGCGGCCTGCACGGCGTCCTGCGGACGCGCAAGGACGAGGTGGCCGGCATTTTGAACGGCATTGACGCGGAGACCTGGGACCCGGCCACGGACCCTTTAATCGCCGAGCGGTTCACGCGCGACGATCCGGGCGGCAAGATTAAAAACAAGCGAAAGCTCCAGGAGCTGTCCCAGCTTCCGGTCCTGGACGACGTGCCGTTGCTGGGATTTGTGGGCCGGTTGTCGCACCAGAAGGGGATTGACCTGATTTATGACGCGATGCAGGATTTGATGTCCATGGACCTGCAGCTTGTGGTCAAGGGGCTGGGGGAAGGGAAGTATCATGCCATGCTGCGGGCCCTTCAGCACCGGTTCCCGGACAAGTTCGCCCTGCACATCATTTTTGACGAAAATCTGGCCCACCAGGTTTATGCCGGCAGCGACATTTTCCTGATGCCGTCGGTGTACGAACCCTGCGGGTTGAGCCAGATGATCAGCTTGAAATACGGGACGATCCCGCTGGTGCACCACACCGGCGGCCTGGTGGACACGATCCGGCCGTATGACCAGGGGGGAAACGGGTTTGTGTTTCAGGATTATTCGCTCAAGGATTTTTTGCACGCGGTCCGCGAAGCGGTGAAGATTTATCACCGGAAGACGGTGTTCGCCGGCCTGGTCAAAAAGGCCTTTGATTGTCATTTCACCTGGGACGACTCAGCCCGTCAGTACATGGATCTGTATACCCGGCGCCTGGCGTCCGAGACGCGATGA
- the trmD gene encoding tRNA (guanosine(37)-N1)-methyltransferase TrmD: MRRFDVISIFPEIFQPVFQSSIIKRAQEKKKAAIRLHDLRDYTKDKHRKVDDRPFGGGPGMVMSPQPIFDAVKKIKGRRKARVVLTCAAGKKFDQAMARKLLRARDLIIICGHYEGVDERVREGIVDESISIGDYVLTGGEIPAMVIVDAVVRLIPGVLGKEESLEHESFEHGLLEYPQYTRPADFRGRKVPEVLLSGHHGRIEQWRKRQAEERTKKTRPDLLRP; encoded by the coding sequence ATGCGCAGGTTTGACGTCATTTCCATTTTTCCTGAGATCTTTCAGCCCGTTTTTCAATCTTCCATCATCAAGCGCGCCCAGGAGAAGAAAAAGGCGGCGATCCGGCTGCACGACCTGCGCGATTACACCAAGGACAAGCATCGCAAGGTGGACGACCGCCCGTTCGGCGGGGGACCGGGGATGGTGATGTCGCCTCAGCCGATCTTCGACGCCGTGAAAAAGATCAAGGGGCGGCGCAAGGCCAGGGTGGTCCTGACGTGCGCGGCCGGGAAAAAATTCGACCAGGCCATGGCCAGAAAACTTCTCAGGGCCAGGGACTTGATCATCATTTGCGGTCATTATGAAGGAGTGGATGAGCGTGTCCGCGAGGGGATCGTGGATGAGAGCATTTCGATCGGGGATTATGTCCTGACGGGTGGGGAGATCCCGGCGATGGTGATCGTGGATGCCGTTGTGCGGCTGATCCCCGGGGTCCTCGGCAAAGAGGAGTCGTTGGAGCACGAATCGTTCGAGCATGGTTTGCTTGAGTATCCGCAGTACACCCGCCCCGCTGATTTCCGCGGCCGTAAAGTTCCGGAGGTCCTTTTGTCCGGCCACCACGGTCGGATTGAGCAATGGCGCAAACGGCAGGCCGAGGAGCGGACGAAAAAGACCCGCCCTGATTTGCTTCGGCCTTGA
- the tgt gene encoding tRNA guanosine(34) transglycosylase Tgt, whose protein sequence is MFFQLLKKDDRTRARLGILTTAHGKIESPFFMPVGTNATVKAVSAEELVEMGSQIVLSNTYHLYLRPGTEIIRQHGGLHGFMKWDKPILTDSGGYQVFSLAKLRKVTDEGVEFQSHVDGSTHFFTPEDVMGIERALGADMIMPLDECAPYPCDRDLAEESVRRTTHWAKRCREDFLANQAQEQKQFLFGIVQGATFKDLRHRSCEEILGIGFDGYAIGGVSVGEPVDLMFETVEWIAPLLPEDRPRYLMGIGMPDQIVRAVSEGIDMFDTCIPTRYGRNGTAFTRRGRVTVRNAEFARDMSPVDESCGCFVCRKYTRSYIRHLVNAGEILGLRLLSYHNVYFYVNLMTQIRAAIRDGSFTEFRDAFLRDYRQEPYAQV, encoded by the coding sequence ATGTTTTTTCAATTGTTAAAAAAAGATGACCGGACCCGGGCCCGCCTGGGAATTTTGACCACGGCCCACGGCAAGATCGAATCCCCGTTTTTTATGCCGGTGGGCACCAATGCCACGGTCAAGGCGGTTTCCGCCGAAGAACTTGTTGAGATGGGCTCGCAGATCGTCCTGTCCAACACCTATCATTTGTACCTGCGGCCCGGCACGGAGATCATCCGTCAGCACGGCGGCCTGCACGGGTTCATGAAGTGGGACAAGCCGATCCTGACCGACAGCGGGGGATATCAGGTGTTCAGCCTGGCCAAACTGCGCAAAGTCACGGACGAGGGCGTGGAATTCCAGTCCCACGTCGACGGCAGCACGCATTTTTTTACCCCCGAAGACGTCATGGGCATCGAGCGCGCGCTCGGCGCGGACATGATCATGCCGCTGGATGAGTGCGCGCCGTATCCCTGCGACCGCGATCTGGCCGAAGAATCGGTGCGGCGGACGACCCATTGGGCCAAGCGGTGCCGGGAAGATTTTCTGGCGAACCAGGCGCAGGAACAAAAACAGTTTTTGTTCGGCATCGTGCAGGGGGCGACTTTTAAAGACCTCCGCCACAGGTCCTGCGAAGAGATCCTGGGCATCGGATTTGACGGCTACGCGATCGGCGGAGTGAGCGTCGGCGAGCCGGTGGACCTGATGTTCGAAACCGTGGAATGGATCGCGCCGCTTCTGCCGGAGGACCGGCCGAGGTATCTGATGGGCATCGGCATGCCGGACCAGATCGTGCGGGCGGTGTCCGAGGGCATCGACATGTTCGACACCTGCATCCCGACCCGTTACGGCCGCAACGGCACCGCGTTCACCCGTCGGGGGCGCGTGACGGTGCGCAACGCCGAATTCGCCCGCGACATGTCGCCGGTGGACGAGTCCTGCGGCTGTTTTGTGTGCAGGAAATACACGCGCAGCTATATCCGCCATCTGGTCAACGCCGGCGAGATCCTGGGCCTGAGGCTGTTGTCCTACCACAATGTTTATTTTTATGTTAATCTGATGACGCAGATCCGCGCGGCGATAAGGGACGGATCGTTCACGGAATTCCGCGACGCATTTTTAAGAGATTACCGGCAGGAGCCCTATGCGCAGGTTTGA
- a CDS encoding FAD-dependent oxidoreductase: MGKIVVLGQSPAAIKTIETLRASGRQDPVFLISSDSAWPYLRGMFPDFLAGDLTEKQLFSSSSGDLARLGIETVLNQKVTRINLKRKKIFFEDRESLDFENLVIADTEATKLPPVKGANKTGVFGCRLFKEIQDIVKAVPFIEAAAVPSGTFWGLKLSLAILKRKKEAMWIIPEDRIFPDWLPAEISAAFLDALERQGLRVISGTAISEVLGDSDAKAVRLKTGKVIAAEMVIFPDAGPDFRLFADTELAVNGQVTVDEQGRTNMSGIFAVDQAGCVGTSWGTGCDNSRDLLEGQGGNLALSISGQATQPEKTVPFVSLQAEGISLGLIGRVADGTAQIFEDKSGDVFRRIWVEGNRVVGCVLVNAAAEQKAWQEIIENGTGLSGLDPAFFKIAREAEMPAGHPEVPTEPALPASADDLGPATAGEG, from the coding sequence ATGGGAAAAATCGTTGTTTTAGGCCAGTCTCCGGCTGCGATCAAAACCATTGAGACCCTGCGTGCAAGCGGACGGCAGGACCCGGTGTTCCTCATTTCTTCGGACAGCGCCTGGCCGTATCTCCGGGGGATGTTCCCTGATTTTTTGGCCGGGGATCTGACGGAGAAACAGCTGTTCTCTTCCTCCTCCGGTGACCTGGCCCGGCTGGGCATTGAGACCGTGCTGAACCAAAAAGTCACCCGGATCAACCTCAAACGCAAAAAGATTTTTTTTGAAGATCGCGAATCCCTGGATTTTGAGAATCTGGTGATCGCGGACACGGAAGCCACCAAATTGCCGCCGGTCAAAGGCGCGAACAAGACCGGCGTCTTCGGCTGCCGGCTGTTTAAAGAAATTCAGGACATCGTGAAGGCGGTCCCGTTCATTGAAGCCGCCGCGGTTCCGTCCGGCACCTTTTGGGGATTGAAATTGTCCCTTGCGATTTTGAAACGCAAGAAGGAAGCCATGTGGATTATCCCGGAGGACCGGATTTTTCCCGACTGGCTGCCTGCGGAAATTTCGGCCGCCTTCCTGGACGCGCTGGAACGGCAGGGGCTGCGCGTGATCAGCGGGACGGCCATTTCGGAAGTATTGGGAGACAGCGATGCCAAAGCCGTCCGCCTGAAAACCGGCAAGGTCATCGCCGCGGAAATGGTCATTTTTCCCGACGCCGGGCCGGATTTTCGGTTGTTCGCGGACACGGAGCTGGCGGTCAACGGGCAGGTCACCGTTGATGAGCAGGGCCGGACGAACATGTCCGGTATTTTTGCCGTGGATCAGGCCGGATGCGTGGGAACGTCATGGGGGACCGGGTGTGACAACAGCCGCGACCTTTTGGAAGGGCAGGGAGGCAACCTCGCCCTGTCCATCTCCGGTCAGGCGACCCAGCCGGAAAAAACAGTACCGTTTGTTTCTCTGCAAGCGGAGGGAATTTCTTTGGGTTTGATAGGGCGCGTGGCGGATGGGACGGCGCAGATCTTTGAGGACAAGTCTGGAGACGTTTTCCGCAGGATCTGGGTTGAAGGGAATCGAGTGGTCGGATGTGTCCTTGTCAACGCTGCCGCGGAACAGAAGGCGTGGCAGGAGATCATCGAGAACGGGACAGGTCTGAGCGGCCTTGATCCAGCGTTTTTTAAAATCGCCCGGGAGGCAGAGATGCCTGCCGGACATCCGGAGGTCCCCACGGAGCCGGCGCTGCCGGCCTCTGCTGATGATTTGGGGCCTGCAACGGCCGGGGAGGGCTGA
- a CDS encoding cyclodeaminase/cyclohydrolase family protein, whose product MKKFKNHTVQKYLDVLSQKAPIPGGGSAAALTAAVGTALISMSANYSKGRSPSAAVERKIRRVLARSEKIRKRLMEDVDRDAQAYLKVVRTRKSSPAVRRAALKQAGEVPLDVCRLCYQAMDLTPDLVRYGNPHLLSDVEVAVELLSAAFKSAMINVKVNQQ is encoded by the coding sequence ATGAAAAAATTCAAAAACCACACGGTCCAGAAGTATCTGGACGTTTTGTCGCAGAAGGCCCCGATCCCCGGCGGCGGTTCCGCGGCGGCCCTGACGGCGGCCGTGGGCACGGCGTTGATCTCCATGTCGGCCAACTATTCGAAGGGCCGAAGCCCCTCGGCGGCGGTTGAGCGAAAGATCCGCAGGGTCCTGGCTCGAAGTGAAAAGATCCGGAAGCGCCTGATGGAAGATGTGGACCGGGATGCCCAGGCGTATTTGAAAGTTGTCAGGACGCGAAAATCTTCTCCGGCGGTCCGCAGGGCCGCGCTCAAACAGGCCGGAGAGGTCCCCCTGGACGTGTGCCGCCTGTGTTACCAGGCGATGGACTTAACACCGGATTTGGTGCGATACGGGAATCCCCATCTTTTGAGCGACGTCGAGGTCGCCGTCGAGTTGTTGTCCGCCGCATTCAAATCCGCTATGATCAACGTCAAGGTCAACCAGCAGTAA
- the polA gene encoding DNA polymerase I, translating to MPKLFLIDAHALCYRSFFAIKGLSTSKGQATNAVYGFINTLNKILREHKPECMAVCFDSKGKTQRQALYADYKIQRPKMPDELISQIGLIKDVVAAYRLPVLEADGFEADDIIATVARSRRRDEMDVVIVSDDKDMFQLVDDGVAIYNSRKERLIGPADVQELIGVGPEYIGDYIGLAGDSVDNIPGVSGIGGVTARDLISRHGHLEQIFENLNGIKSASVRQKLETQKEQAFLCRRLAQLEERVPLELNPEDLKVREPDYQRLFALFSELEFKRFADDAARHLEPPEEAGGPVLEPLTDVKALAGEIVRAKRFGFICEESEGVVDCAIAAGGEKVFSVSPEQIKGLKAVFADKNILKITHNLKDGLKILKRLGCSWDGEVFDVMLAGYLVSPGKSAPDISSLAWEYLKIVVPATAGAAQKAGYMERLLGPLREQLNAKDLLKLFADIEIPLTFVLSHMEGVGVRLNGGLLADLSRETGKKIDGLERRIYDMAGEEFNLNSPKQLGHILFEKLKLPAVKKTKTGFSTDEGVLTKLAGNHALPGAILEYRQLAKLKSTYIDALPQLVNPRTGRVHATFDQTGTETGRLSSHDPNLQNIPIRTELGRDIRRAFIPSDDRHEIVAADYSQIELRILAHLSGDENLRQAFFEDRDIHRFTSALMFDVAEENVTPEMRNAAKRVNFGIIYGMSAFGLAKDLDVPQDQAQDFIDRYFLRYPGVKKFMDDSVKRCEKDGYVVTLLNRRRYIPEIQSPNQAVRQFAQRQAINTPVQGSAADLMKLAMIRVDRALRERKLESEMMITVHDELVFDALSSETADLVELIRVNMEQALELTVPVKVAVKRGPNWLEAEEIAASAPSRGKR from the coding sequence GTGCCTAAGTTATTCCTGATTGACGCCCATGCGCTCTGTTACCGTTCGTTTTTTGCCATCAAGGGGCTGTCCACAAGCAAGGGCCAGGCGACCAATGCGGTTTACGGCTTCATCAACACGCTGAATAAGATCCTCAGGGAACACAAGCCGGAATGCATGGCGGTTTGTTTTGACTCCAAGGGGAAAACCCAGCGTCAGGCCTTGTATGCCGATTACAAGATTCAGCGGCCCAAGATGCCTGATGAGCTGATCAGCCAGATCGGACTGATCAAGGATGTGGTGGCGGCGTACCGGCTGCCGGTGCTTGAGGCCGACGGTTTTGAGGCAGACGATATCATCGCCACCGTGGCCCGCTCCCGGCGCAGGGACGAGATGGATGTCGTTATCGTGAGCGATGATAAGGACATGTTTCAGCTGGTTGATGACGGTGTGGCCATTTACAATTCGCGCAAGGAGCGTCTGATCGGACCGGCGGACGTTCAGGAACTGATCGGCGTGGGCCCGGAATACATCGGCGATTATATCGGCCTTGCCGGGGATTCGGTGGACAATATCCCGGGCGTGTCCGGGATCGGCGGGGTGACGGCCAGGGATTTGATTTCGCGGCACGGTCATCTGGAACAGATCTTTGAAAATTTAAACGGCATCAAGTCGGCATCGGTCCGGCAGAAGCTGGAGACACAAAAAGAGCAGGCGTTCCTCTGCCGCCGTTTGGCCCAGCTGGAGGAACGCGTTCCCCTCGAATTAAATCCGGAGGACCTGAAGGTCCGCGAGCCGGATTACCAGCGTCTGTTTGCCCTGTTCAGTGAATTGGAATTCAAGCGTTTCGCCGATGATGCCGCGCGGCATCTGGAGCCCCCGGAAGAAGCCGGCGGGCCGGTCCTTGAGCCGCTTACGGACGTCAAGGCGTTGGCCGGCGAGATCGTCCGGGCCAAGAGATTTGGTTTTATTTGCGAGGAGTCGGAAGGCGTTGTCGATTGCGCGATCGCTGCCGGAGGAGAGAAGGTTTTCAGTGTCTCCCCGGAACAGATCAAGGGCCTGAAGGCCGTTTTCGCGGACAAAAATATTCTCAAGATCACGCACAACCTCAAAGACGGGCTGAAGATTCTAAAGCGGCTGGGATGTTCCTGGGACGGGGAGGTGTTCGACGTGATGCTCGCAGGGTATCTGGTGTCTCCCGGAAAGTCCGCGCCGGACATCTCATCCCTGGCGTGGGAATACTTGAAGATCGTGGTGCCGGCAACGGCCGGCGCGGCGCAGAAGGCCGGGTACATGGAACGTTTGCTGGGCCCCCTGCGTGAGCAGCTCAATGCCAAAGATTTGTTGAAGTTATTCGCGGATATTGAAATTCCGCTGACATTTGTTCTTTCGCACATGGAAGGCGTCGGTGTCCGTCTGAACGGCGGTCTTCTCGCCGATCTGTCCCGTGAAACCGGCAAGAAGATCGATGGCCTGGAGCGGCGGATCTATGACATGGCGGGGGAGGAGTTCAACCTTAACTCCCCGAAACAGCTTGGCCATATTCTTTTTGAAAAGTTGAAGCTGCCGGCCGTGAAGAAAACCAAGACCGGGTTTTCGACGGACGAGGGCGTGCTGACCAAGTTGGCCGGTAATCATGCGTTGCCCGGGGCCATTTTGGAATACCGCCAGCTGGCCAAGCTCAAATCGACGTATATTGACGCTCTCCCGCAGCTCGTGAATCCCCGGACCGGGCGGGTGCACGCCACCTTTGATCAGACCGGGACGGAAACGGGCCGGTTGAGCTCGCATGACCCCAACCTGCAGAACATCCCCATCAGGACAGAACTGGGGAGGGATATCCGGCGGGCGTTCATCCCGTCGGACGACCGGCACGAGATCGTGGCTGCTGACTATTCGCAGATTGAACTGCGGATCCTGGCGCACCTGTCGGGGGACGAAAATCTGCGGCAGGCTTTTTTTGAGGACAGGGACATCCACCGGTTCACCTCTGCCCTGATGTTTGATGTGGCGGAAGAGAACGTGACGCCGGAGATGCGCAACGCCGCCAAACGCGTGAATTTCGGGATCATTTACGGCATGAGCGCGTTCGGCCTGGCCAAGGATTTGGACGTTCCGCAGGACCAGGCGCAGGATTTCATTGACCGGTATTTTTTGCGTTATCCGGGCGTGAAGAAATTTATGGATGATTCGGTCAAACGCTGCGAAAAAGACGGCTATGTCGTGACCTTGCTGAACCGGCGGAGATATATCCCGGAAATCCAGAGCCCTAACCAGGCGGTCCGGCAGTTCGCCCAGCGCCAGGCGATTAACACGCCGGTGCAGGGATCGGCGGCGGACCTGATGAAGCTGGCCATGATCCGTGTTGACCGGGCCTTGCGCGAGCGGAAGCTGGAGTCGGAAATGATGATCACGGTCCATGACGAGCTTGTGTTTGACGCGTTGAGCAGCGAAACAGCGGACCTTGTGGAGCTGATCCGGGTGAACATGGAGCAGGCCCTGGAGCTGACCGTGCCGGTCAAGGTCGCCGTGAAGCGGGGCCCCAACTGGCTCGAGGCCGAAGAGATCGCGGCTTCAGCGCCGTCCCGCGGGAAACGATGA
- a CDS encoding tetratricopeptide repeat protein: protein MKGYQAQQKGNFGQALSFYSKAVTLGLKNAVIYNDMAVVYDQLGLQDKAEEYYMEAVRSNPDYLPPYTNLAYLYQEQGDDTRAAEFFRKRLEKAPPDDPWVARIEEDFYRMNPQLKREKIERESRELHQEMVEKARQEFVLQVIRADKHFQNGQLLLTEKKFGEALVEFDRALALTPGNPKILELRKEAARGKRAEHIRRRADKAVSQLETGDAESARKEFQGILADFPDP from the coding sequence GTGAAGGGCTATCAGGCGCAGCAAAAGGGCAATTTCGGTCAAGCGTTATCGTTTTACTCCAAGGCCGTCACGTTAGGGCTCAAGAACGCCGTGATCTACAACGACATGGCGGTTGTCTATGACCAGCTTGGGCTCCAGGACAAGGCCGAAGAATATTACATGGAAGCCGTTCGGTCCAATCCCGATTATCTTCCCCCGTACACCAATTTGGCATATTTGTATCAGGAGCAGGGGGACGACACGCGGGCCGCGGAATTCTTCCGGAAACGCCTCGAAAAGGCTCCGCCGGACGACCCCTGGGTCGCCAGGATCGAGGAAGATTTTTACCGGATGAACCCCCAGCTCAAGAGGGAAAAGATCGAGCGCGAATCCCGGGAGCTCCACCAGGAGATGGTTGAAAAAGCGCGGCAGGAGTTTGTCCTGCAGGTGATCCGGGCCGACAAGCATTTTCAGAACGGACAGTTGCTGTTAACGGAAAAGAAGTTCGGGGAAGCCCTCGTGGAATTTGACCGCGCCCTGGCCCTGACACCGGGGAACCCGAAAATTCTCGAACTCCGCAAAGAAGCCGCGCGCGGCAAACGGGCGGAACACATCCGCCGCCGCGCTGACAAAGCTGTCAGCCAGCTTGAAACGGGTGATGCTGAGTCTGCCAGGAAAGAGTTCCAAGGTATCCTCGCCGATTTCCCTGACCCATGA
- a CDS encoding YraN family protein produces the protein MSTIYNSREQGLQGEDAAVEHLKRQGYRIRTRNFRVPFGEIDVVAEERGVICFVEVRLRGSDAFGTPAETVTFHKRRRLRLAAEAYLKAENLHGRRARFDVVSLRKSPDGGCRIELFRNAFQVDPS, from the coding sequence ATGTCAACAATCTATAATTCACGAGAGCAAGGCCTTCAGGGAGAGGATGCGGCGGTTGAGCACCTCAAGCGCCAGGGGTACCGCATCCGGACGAGGAATTTCCGCGTTCCCTTCGGCGAGATCGACGTTGTGGCCGAGGAGCGGGGGGTCATCTGTTTTGTCGAAGTGAGGCTGCGCGGGTCGGATGCGTTCGGCACGCCGGCGGAGACCGTGACTTTTCACAAGCGGCGGCGGCTCCGGCTGGCGGCCGAGGCCTATTTGAAAGCCGAGAATCTTCACGGGCGCAGGGCGCGTTTTGACGTGGTGTCCCTGCGGAAGTCCCCGGACGGGGGGTGCCGTATCGAATTGTTCCGCAACGCGTTCCAGGTGGACCCGTCCTGA
- a CDS encoding bifunctional 5,10-methylenetetrahydrofolate dehydrogenase/5,10-methenyltetrahydrofolate cyclohydrolase produces MSAQILDGKLLAGRLREELRQEVLTLKESTGAVPRLINVMIGRDPGSCAYANSQKRVAEAVGIQYELSSLPEDVDQRDLLEHVRQLNRDASVHGIMIHKPVPQQIDYRAVANGIETAKDLEGINVTNVGKMLLGSTKMIPCTPAAVMEHIRSTGVPLRGKDAVVVGASEIVGKPLSLLLLREYVTTTVCHVATAEAGRLPHHVGQADILVVAVGKPGVVKGDWIKPGAIVIDVGINQVGNRIVGDVEFEAAKQKASFITPVPGGVGPVTVVMLMRNGIEAYKLQLWEKSLF; encoded by the coding sequence ATGTCAGCGCAAATCCTTGATGGCAAACTTTTGGCCGGCCGTCTCCGTGAAGAGCTCAGGCAGGAGGTGCTGACCCTCAAGGAGTCCACCGGCGCCGTTCCCCGGCTGATCAACGTGATGATCGGGCGGGACCCCGGGTCCTGCGCCTACGCCAACTCGCAAAAACGCGTGGCCGAGGCCGTCGGGATACAGTACGAGCTTTCGAGCCTGCCGGAGGACGTGGACCAGCGGGACCTGCTGGAGCATGTGCGCCAGTTGAACCGGGACGCTTCGGTGCACGGCATCATGATCCATAAGCCCGTGCCGCAGCAGATCGATTACCGGGCCGTGGCCAACGGCATCGAGACAGCCAAAGATCTGGAAGGGATCAACGTAACCAACGTCGGGAAGATGCTGCTGGGGAGCACAAAGATGATCCCCTGCACCCCCGCGGCGGTGATGGAGCACATCCGGTCAACGGGCGTTCCTTTGCGCGGCAAAGACGCTGTGGTGGTGGGCGCGAGCGAGATCGTGGGCAAGCCCTTGTCCCTGCTTCTTCTTAGGGAATATGTCACGACCACGGTTTGTCATGTCGCCACGGCCGAGGCCGGACGTTTGCCGCACCACGTCGGCCAGGCCGACATCCTTGTTGTGGCCGTGGGCAAGCCCGGCGTGGTAAAGGGAGACTGGATCAAGCCCGGGGCGATCGTGATTGACGTGGGGATCAACCAGGTGGGAAACAGAATTGTCGGCGATGTTGAATTTGAAGCGGCAAAACAGAAGGCCTCTTTTATCACCCCGGTCCCCGGAGGCGTGGGGCCGGTCACGGTTGTCATGCTGATGCGGAACGGCATCGAAGCGTACAAACTCCAATTATGGGAAAAATCGTTGTTTTAG